One genomic window of bacterium includes the following:
- a CDS encoding aminopeptidase translates to MITAELKKAADIAVLRCMGVKAGESVLIVVDTPQRDFGPLFAAPCLTVGAEPLILEMTPRESHGEEPPEAVARAMLGADVILMPTSKSLSHTAARLAATQAGARIASLPMITPEVMGRTLVADYDEIERRNERLLGVLAGKSRVRLSSPAGTDLTFSIEGRTFRADGGINHRPGDFANLPAGEVYAAPVEGTAAGILVVDGSMAGLGLLAEPIELVITDGSVVEIRGGEEAEELERLITPFGWDARNVAELGIGTNETATITGNVLEDEKVLGTCHVALGDNSTFGGRVSVASHLDGIVRAPTLEADGEVILGGGGPVGW, encoded by the coding sequence ATGATAACCGCCGAGTTGAAGAAGGCCGCCGACATCGCCGTTTTGAGGTGCATGGGCGTGAAGGCTGGCGAGTCGGTGCTGATCGTGGTGGACACCCCCCAGCGCGACTTCGGACCGCTCTTCGCCGCGCCCTGCCTCACGGTGGGGGCCGAGCCGCTGATTCTGGAGATGACGCCCCGGGAGAGCCACGGCGAGGAGCCGCCGGAGGCCGTGGCCCGTGCGATGCTGGGGGCCGACGTGATTCTCATGCCGACCAGTAAAAGCCTCAGCCACACCGCCGCGCGGCTGGCCGCAACCCAAGCGGGGGCGAGAATCGCCAGCCTGCCGATGATTACTCCCGAGGTCATGGGGCGCACCCTCGTCGCGGATTACGACGAGATAGAGCGGCGCAACGAGCGGCTGCTCGGCGTTCTCGCCGGGAAGAGCCGGGTCAGGCTGAGCTCCCCAGCCGGAACGGACCTCACCTTCTCCATCGAGGGGCGGACCTTCCGGGCCGACGGCGGGATCAACCACCGGCCGGGCGATTTCGCCAACCTGCCCGCGGGCGAGGTTTACGCGGCGCCCGTGGAGGGCACCGCGGCGGGGATTTTGGTCGTGGACGGCTCCATGGCCGGCTTGGGGCTCTTGGCCGAACCCATCGAGCTGGTGATAACCGACGGCTCGGTCGTGGAAATCCGGGGTGGCGAGGAGGCCGAGGAGTTGGAGCGTTTAATCACGCCCTTCGGCTGGGACGCCCGTAACGTGGCCGAACTGGGAATCGGCACCAACGAGACGGCGACGATTACCGGAAACGTCCTGGAGGACGAGAAGGTTTTGGGCACCTGCCACGTGGCCCTCGGCGACAACTCTACCTTCGGGGGGAGGGTGAGCGTGGCGAGCCACCTGGACGGGATCGTCCGCGCGCCAACCCTGGAGGCGGACGGCGAGGTGATACTGGGCGGAGGGGGGCCGGTGGGCTGGTAG